The following coding sequences lie in one Methylotenera versatilis 301 genomic window:
- the motA gene encoding flagellar motor stator protein MotA, which yields MFVIIGYVVILGTIFGGYALGGGHLGGLWQPLELLMIFGGALGAFVVGNDIKALKATGKSLPTLFKGSKYNKALYMDLLAMLFEILAKIRKDGMMSIENDVENPEASPLFSKYPKLLHDHHLIEFITDYLRLMGSGNMDAFQIETLMESEIETHHMEGHVPAHCIAKLGDALPAFGIVAAVMGVVHTMGSLDKPPPELGEMIGHALVGTFLGILLAYGFVGPLSGLLEQKLEESTKMYNAVKVTLISSLNGYAPAIAVEFGRKILYSTERPGFAELEAHIKQAKGK from the coding sequence ATGTTTGTCATTATCGGATACGTTGTGATATTGGGCACAATTTTTGGTGGCTATGCCTTGGGCGGCGGCCATTTAGGCGGATTGTGGCAACCCTTAGAGTTACTCATGATTTTTGGTGGGGCACTGGGTGCTTTTGTGGTTGGTAACGATATTAAAGCACTTAAAGCAACAGGTAAATCACTCCCGACTTTATTTAAAGGCTCTAAATATAATAAAGCGCTATATATGGATTTGCTGGCGATGTTATTTGAGATTCTCGCCAAAATCCGCAAAGACGGGATGATGTCGATCGAAAACGATGTCGAAAATCCAGAGGCAAGTCCACTTTTTAGCAAATATCCAAAACTATTACACGATCATCATCTAATCGAGTTTATTACTGATTATTTGCGTCTGATGGGTTCAGGAAACATGGATGCTTTTCAGATTGAAACATTAATGGAAAGCGAAATTGAAACGCATCATATGGAAGGTCATGTGCCAGCACATTGCATTGCCAAACTTGGCGATGCATTGCCAGCGTTCGGTATTGTGGCAGCGGTAATGGGGGTAGTGCATACCATGGGGAGTTTAGATAAACCGCCACCTGAATTAGGCGAGATGATTGGTCATGCATTGGTTGGTACGTTCTTGGGTATTTTACTGGCTTATGGTTTCGTTGGCCCACTTTCAGGCTTGTTAGAGCAGAAGCTAGAAGAAAGCACCAAGATGTATAACGCCGTAAAAGTCACACTTATTTCTAGTTTAAATGGCTATGCACCAGCGATCGCCGTCGAGTTTGGCAGAAAAATTCTTTACTCAACAGAACGTCCAGGTTTTGCCGAACTTGAAGCACACATTAAACAAGCTAAAGGCAAATAA
- a CDS encoding class I SAM-dependent methyltransferase gives MRLVPATLAVLIQCAALLIVAAVIWIVNFAVTVYFGANLNISIFTLVLMQALFAATLSYLAGMATWWRWIHLCFPLTAWIMFQWHIPNAVYLVGFVISLSLFWTTFRTQVPFFPSRPVVWQQVANIIPQDNPVRLIDIGSGLGDMSMYMAKTRPDSQIEGIEIAPLPWVISFIRAKFRRSSAKFILGNYQALDFANYDVIFAYLSPAAMRMLWDKASKEMRPGSLLISLEFEIPGVPENIRILGNKNTPEIYVWKIA, from the coding sequence ATGCGATTAGTACCAGCAACACTTGCGGTGTTGATTCAATGTGCCGCGTTGCTGATAGTAGCCGCAGTAATATGGATAGTAAATTTTGCTGTTACAGTCTATTTTGGCGCTAATTTAAATATTTCAATTTTTACTTTAGTGCTGATGCAGGCACTATTTGCCGCGACACTTTCTTATCTCGCAGGCATGGCAACTTGGTGGCGTTGGATACACTTATGCTTTCCTCTCACCGCGTGGATTATGTTTCAATGGCATATCCCAAATGCAGTTTATCTTGTCGGTTTCGTTATCAGCTTGAGTCTATTTTGGACGACATTTCGCACTCAAGTTCCATTCTTCCCATCTCGCCCTGTGGTTTGGCAGCAAGTAGCCAACATCATTCCGCAAGATAATCCTGTGCGTTTAATTGATATTGGCAGCGGCTTGGGTGATATGTCTATGTATATGGCTAAAACAAGGCCAGATAGCCAAATTGAGGGCATAGAGATTGCACCATTACCTTGGGTGATTAGCTTTATTCGTGCCAAATTCCGCAGGTCATCTGCCAAATTTATTTTGGGTAATTATCAGGCGCTGGATTTTGCAAATTATGATGTCATTTTTGCTTATCTATCACCAGCAGCTATGCGCATGTTGTGGGATAAAGCCAGCAAAGAGATGCGCCCTGGCAGCCTGTTAATCAGTCTCGAATTTGAGATTCCAGGCGTGCCAGAAAATATACGTATTCTCGGCAATAAAAACACGCCAGAAATCTATGTTTGGAAAATTGCATAG